From the genome of Haloterrigena sp. KLK7, one region includes:
- a CDS encoding DUF2892 domain-containing protein: MQRNVGGYDRIVRGVLGIWLVVIAAAAYQDDKRERAAIAGIAGLGLLQNVWTGFCGGNYLLGVDTTGDSCAVE, from the coding sequence ATGCAGCGAAACGTCGGTGGATACGATCGCATCGTCCGCGGAGTACTCGGCATCTGGCTCGTCGTGATAGCCGCGGCGGCCTACCAGGACGACAAACGCGAGCGCGCCGCGATAGCGGGCATCGCCGGACTGGGACTCCTCCAGAACGTCTGGACGGGGTTCTGCGGCGGGAACTACCTGCTCGGGGTCGATACGACCGGGGACTCCTGTGCCGTGGAGTAG
- a CDS encoding helix-turn-helix domain-containing protein has protein sequence MKRVRITLDPAGDYAPPLYRRFAGGAPSLDRVHIINWNVAAPPTAFLLRLRGDYRRFEAELEASENADEYEILPITDRECHCFLEGEVADAARLLFENFTRGSLITVPPIVCNDDGTNTFSIIGTDADIQNAVEGVPDGVGVTVEAVGGETVAPKSAVGRLSERQLEAVEAALEIGYYGVPREATTADVADELDCATATAAEHLQKAESKLIGALLER, from the coding sequence ATGAAACGCGTTCGAATCACCTTGGATCCCGCCGGGGACTACGCGCCGCCGCTGTACCGTCGGTTCGCGGGCGGGGCACCGTCGCTGGATCGGGTCCACATCATCAACTGGAACGTCGCGGCGCCGCCGACGGCGTTCCTGCTCAGACTCCGCGGCGACTACCGCCGGTTCGAGGCCGAACTGGAAGCCAGCGAGAACGCCGACGAGTACGAGATCCTGCCGATCACCGACCGGGAGTGTCACTGCTTCCTCGAGGGGGAGGTGGCCGACGCCGCGCGGCTGCTGTTCGAGAACTTCACGCGGGGGAGCCTGATCACCGTCCCGCCGATCGTGTGCAACGACGACGGGACCAACACGTTCTCGATCATCGGGACGGACGCCGACATCCAGAACGCGGTCGAGGGCGTCCCCGACGGCGTCGGCGTCACCGTCGAGGCGGTCGGCGGGGAGACCGTCGCCCCGAAGAGCGCGGTCGGACGGCTCTCCGAGCGCCAGCTCGAGGCCGTCGAGGCCGCCCTCGAGATCGGCTACTACGGCGTTCCCCGCGAGGCGACGACGGCCGACGTCGCCGACGAACTCGACTGCGCGACCGCGACGGCCGCGGAACACCTCCAGAAGGCCGAGTCGAAGCTGATCGGGGCGTTACTCGAGCGGTAG
- a CDS encoding DUF5808 domain-containing protein, whose protein sequence is MADKPTSGEILGVPYNFDRPSLGRMISSYWQPGEGMLVEKPFGVGYTLNLANWRSWIVVLVAGALLWQQEQSDSGADEDRQDDPVEVIVDDQDE, encoded by the coding sequence ATGGCAGACAAACCGACTTCCGGAGAGATTCTCGGCGTACCGTACAACTTCGATCGACCCAGCCTCGGACGGATGATCTCCTCGTACTGGCAGCCCGGCGAGGGGATGCTCGTCGAGAAGCCCTTCGGCGTCGGCTACACCCTGAACCTCGCCAACTGGCGGTCGTGGATCGTCGTCCTCGTCGCCGGCGCGCTCCTCTGGCAGCAAGAGCAGAGCGACTCCGGCGCCGACGAGGACCGCCAGGACGACCCCGTCGAGGTCATCGTCGACGACCAGGACGAGTA